Proteins found in one Planctomycetia bacterium genomic segment:
- the rplP gene encoding 50S ribosomal protein L16, whose amino-acid sequence MALMPKRVKHRKSQRGRIRGDASRGNRVVFGDFGLQAEQPGWLPAATIEAGRIAAQQYLRTEGRLFVRVFPHKSITSIPLETRMGKGKGEPEYWAAVIKPGMILYEIGGVTEDAARVCMARLAHKMPLRVRFVKRRVM is encoded by the coding sequence ATGGCGCTGATGCCCAAGAGGGTCAAGCACCGAAAAAGCCAAAGAGGTCGTATAAGAGGTGACGCCTCGCGCGGCAATCGCGTCGTCTTCGGCGACTTCGGCCTCCAGGCCGAGCAGCCGGGGTGGCTGCCTGCCGCGACGATCGAAGCTGGCCGCATCGCGGCCCAGCAGTACCTCCGCACGGAGGGCCGGCTTTTCGTGCGCGTGTTTCCCCACAAATCGATCACCTCGATCCCGCTCGAGACCCGAATGGGCAAGGGCAAGGGGGAGCCGGAGTACTGGGCTGCCGTGATCAAGCCGGGAATGATCCTCTACGAGATCGGCGGAGTCACCGAGGACGCGGCCCGTGTGTGCATGGCCCGGCTGGCGCACAAGATGCCGCTGCGGGTCAGGTTCGTGAAGCGGCGGGTGATGTGA
- the rpsK gene encoding 30S ribosomal protein S11: MSKVAKAKKRTVTSGIAYINASFNNTTVTITDSRGDTLCWASGGTCGFKGSRKGTPFAGQCAAQQAAEKAAKFGVKDLEVRVQGPGSGRESAITALQAAGMNVKSIEDITPLPHNGCRPPKKRRV, translated from the coding sequence ATGTCCAAGGTTGCAAAGGCGAAGAAGCGGACGGTGACGTCCGGCATCGCCTATATCAACGCCAGTTTCAACAACACCACGGTCACGATCACCGATAGCCGTGGCGACACGCTCTGCTGGGCAAGCGGCGGCACGTGCGGCTTCAAGGGAAGCCGCAAAGGCACGCCGTTCGCCGGGCAGTGCGCCGCCCAGCAGGCGGCGGAGAAAGCGGCCAAGTTCGGTGTCAAGGATCTCGAGGTTCGCGTGCAGGGGCCGGGCAGTGGCCGCGAGAGTGCGATCACGGCCCTGCAGGCGGCGGGTATGAACGTGAAGAGCATCGAGGACATCACGCCGCTGCCGCACAACGGCTGCCGGCCGCCGAAGAAGCGGCGGGTGTGA
- the rpsM gene encoding 30S ribosomal protein S13 has product MGVDIPSEKKTIYSLQYLYGVGQRVARELCHKAGVDPLGRARDLHEDELARLAALLDKDYVVEGQLRRQVAQNISRLKDIASYRGLRHRRGLPVRGQRTRTNARTRKGPKKTVAGKKGVKDLK; this is encoded by the coding sequence ATGGGTGTCGACATCCCGTCTGAGAAGAAGACCATCTACTCGCTGCAGTACCTCTACGGGGTCGGGCAGCGGGTGGCACGCGAACTCTGCCACAAGGCGGGCGTCGATCCGCTCGGCCGGGCGCGTGACCTGCACGAGGATGAACTGGCGCGGCTCGCCGCCCTGCTCGACAAGGACTACGTCGTCGAGGGGCAGTTGCGACGCCAGGTCGCGCAGAACATCTCGCGTCTCAAGGATATCGCTAGTTATCGCGGGTTGCGGCATCGCCGCGGCCTGCCTGTCCGCGGGCAGCGGACGAGAACGAACGCCCGCACGCGGAAGGGGCCGAAGAAAACGGTGGCCGGCAAGAAGGGCGTCAAGGATCTCAAGTAG
- the rplE gene encoding 50S ribosomal protein L5, whose product MAKKVKQEGAAAAVAPATVPRLWEHYVNTVRPQLGKSLNRENPHAIPRLVKVVVNMGVGVAVTEKKFLEEAISALAQVTGQKPIATLSKAAVSGFKLRENLPIGCKVTLRGRRMYEFLDRLVSLALPRVRDFRGLSSTAFDGHGNYSLGLSEQMVFPEINPDKFTRPQGMNITLVTSATSDDDAREFLRAMGLPLKKDDDEGAAA is encoded by the coding sequence ATGGCAAAAAAAGTGAAGCAAGAGGGAGCAGCGGCGGCGGTCGCGCCGGCGACGGTGCCGCGGCTCTGGGAGCACTACGTGAACACGGTGCGGCCGCAGTTGGGCAAGTCGCTCAACCGTGAGAACCCGCACGCGATCCCCCGGCTCGTCAAGGTCGTGGTCAACATGGGCGTCGGTGTCGCCGTGACGGAGAAGAAGTTCCTCGAGGAGGCAATTTCCGCCCTTGCCCAGGTCACGGGGCAGAAGCCTATCGCCACGCTCTCGAAGGCCGCCGTGTCGGGGTTCAAGCTTCGCGAGAACCTGCCGATCGGGTGCAAGGTGACGCTGCGCGGCAGGCGAATGTACGAGTTCCTCGACCGCCTGGTTTCGCTGGCGCTGCCGCGGGTCCGCGACTTCCGCGGCCTGTCCAGCACGGCCTTCGACGGCCACGGCAACTACAGCCTCGGCCTTTCGGAACAGATGGTGTTTCCCGAGATCAATCCGGACAAGTTCACGCGGCCGCAGGGGATGAACATCACGCTGGTGACGTCGGCGACTTCCGACGACGACGCCCGCGAGTTTCTCCGGGCCATGGGGTTGCCGCTAAAGAAGGACGACGACGAGGGGGCCGCGGCGTAG
- the rplN gene encoding 50S ribosomal protein L14, which produces MIQMQTRLVVADNTGAKEVMCFKVLGGSRKRTAGLGDIIVCSVKSVIPGSDVKKKAVVKAVVVRCKKPARRTDGSYVRFDTNACVIIDNEKNPKGTRIFGAVARELRDRNFMKIVSLASEVV; this is translated from the coding sequence ATGATCCAGATGCAGACGCGGCTCGTGGTCGCGGACAACACCGGGGCGAAGGAAGTGATGTGCTTCAAGGTGCTCGGCGGGAGCCGGAAGCGCACCGCGGGGCTGGGCGACATCATCGTCTGCAGCGTGAAGAGCGTCATTCCGGGCAGCGACGTCAAGAAGAAGGCGGTCGTGAAGGCGGTCGTCGTCCGCTGCAAGAAGCCCGCGCGGCGTACCGACGGCAGCTATGTCCGGTTCGACACGAACGCGTGCGTGATCATCGACAACGAGAAGAATCCCAAGGGCACACGCATCTTCGGGGCCGTGGCCCGTGAGCTGCGCGATCGCAATTTCATGAAAATCGTCAGCCTGGCGAGTGAGGTGGTCTGA
- the rplR gene encoding 50S ribosomal protein L18 — protein sequence MDHARTILRQRERRRYRVRRTIRGTAERPRLSVFRTHKHIYAQVIDDATGRTLASASSMDKQIRGQFGFGGNKQAAEAIGRAVAERARAAGVKQVCFDRGPFRYHGRVAALADAARAAGLEF from the coding sequence ATGGACCACGCACGAACAATCCTGAGGCAACGAGAGCGGCGCCGGTATCGCGTCCGCCGCACGATTCGCGGCACGGCTGAACGGCCGCGGCTCTCGGTGTTTCGCACCCACAAGCACATCTACGCCCAGGTCATCGACGACGCCACGGGCCGCACGCTCGCTTCGGCCAGTTCCATGGACAAGCAGATCCGCGGTCAGTTCGGCTTCGGCGGCAACAAGCAGGCCGCCGAGGCGATCGGCCGGGCCGTGGCCGAGCGGGCCCGGGCGGCTGGCGTGAAGCAGGTCTGTTTTGACCGGGGGCCGTTCCGCTACCACGGCCGGGTCGCGGCCCTGGCCGACGCGGCCCGGGCGGCGGGACTCGAGTTCTAA
- the rpsZ gene encoding 30S ribosomal protein S14 type Z: MASKSKIAAAKRPPKFSTRIVRRCMLCGRPRAVYRKFGMCRICFRKLADQGCIPGVKKASW, from the coding sequence ATGGCAAGCAAATCGAAGATCGCGGCCGCCAAGCGACCGCCGAAGTTCTCGACCCGCATCGTGCGGCGCTGCATGCTCTGCGGCCGCCCTCGTGCGGTGTACCGCAAGTTCGGCATGTGCCGCATTTGTTTCCGGAAGTTGGCCGACCAGGGCTGCATTCCCGGTGTGAAGAAGGCCAGTTGGTAG
- the rpsD gene encoding 30S ribosomal protein S4 codes for MGRITGPVCRLCRRDGLKLFLKGSRCDTPKCAFERRPTPPGMVQKRRSKPTDYGLHLREKQKVKHYYGVLERQFRTYFARAERGRGNTGESLMSLLERRLDNIVHRLGFAASRAAARQMVMHGHITINGRRLDVPSYLVKAGDLVRVKNRAKSLQLVHAALAEHRRDVPDFLSRVEAGVPEARVDRLPGTDDVSIPVQANLIIELCSK; via the coding sequence ATGGGAAGAATCACTGGTCCGGTATGCAGGCTGTGCCGCCGTGATGGGCTGAAGCTGTTCCTGAAGGGGAGCCGCTGCGACACGCCCAAGTGCGCCTTCGAGCGCCGGCCGACGCCGCCGGGCATGGTGCAGAAGCGACGCAGCAAGCCGACCGACTACGGCCTGCATCTCCGCGAGAAGCAGAAGGTGAAGCACTACTACGGTGTGCTGGAGCGACAGTTCCGCACCTACTTCGCCCGAGCTGAACGCGGCCGAGGCAACACCGGCGAGTCGCTGATGTCGCTGTTGGAGAGGCGACTCGACAACATCGTGCATCGCCTCGGCTTCGCGGCGTCTCGTGCGGCCGCCCGGCAGATGGTCATGCATGGTCATATCACGATCAACGGCCGCCGGCTCGACGTGCCCAGCTACCTCGTGAAGGCGGGTGATCTGGTACGGGTCAAGAATCGGGCCAAGAGCCTGCAGCTTGTTCACGCGGCACTCGCGGAGCATCGGCGGGACGTGCCCGATTTCCTCTCGCGGGTCGAGGCCGGGGTGCCGGAAGCGCGGGTCGATCGGCTGCCGGGGACCGACGACGTGTCGATCCCCGTCCAGGCCAACCTGATCATCGAGTTGTGCTCCAAGTAG
- the secY gene encoding protein translocase subunit SecY: MLEKLRIIFTIPELRQKILLTLGLLLVYRVGWQVPLPIVDPQAMAAYSQQTGGIGDLLRTVAVFSASQLSQATIFGLGIMPYISASIIFQLLGTVWPPLERLSKEGEAGRKKINEYTRYATVLICILQSWGYVAFLASQQVGEQSLIQPGFLVDGRLPFVWQFVAVMTMTAGTIFLMWLGEQIDEFGIGNGISLLIMAGILAGVPSALIQLGSETSWELGGGGGKMGVETLIVLAALFVGIVAGVVFMTQGQRRIPTQSAKHVRGRRVYGGTKQYLPLRLNQAGVMPIIFASSLLLFPQILFQWLSGLFPGNAFLTSIHESFQRGQSFLYNLCYIALIYFFCYFWTAITFNPKEMADNLKNFGAFIPGYRPGKRTADYLEKVMERITYVGAGFLSLVAVIPTIVGASLNTNAQIAGFYGGTGLLIAVSVAFDLVQKIDSHLVMRNYGGLLEKS, translated from the coding sequence GTGCTCGAGAAACTCCGCATCATCTTCACGATCCCCGAACTGCGGCAAAAAATCCTGCTGACCCTCGGTCTGCTGCTGGTGTACCGCGTCGGCTGGCAGGTGCCGCTGCCGATCGTCGATCCGCAGGCGATGGCCGCTTACTCCCAACAGACGGGCGGGATCGGCGACCTGCTGCGGACGGTGGCCGTCTTTTCGGCGAGCCAGCTTTCCCAGGCCACGATCTTCGGCCTCGGGATCATGCCCTACATCTCCGCCTCGATCATCTTCCAGCTGCTGGGCACGGTCTGGCCGCCGCTGGAGCGGCTCTCCAAGGAAGGGGAGGCAGGGCGGAAGAAGATCAACGAGTACACCCGGTACGCCACGGTGCTGATCTGCATCCTGCAGAGCTGGGGCTATGTCGCCTTTCTCGCCTCCCAGCAGGTCGGTGAGCAGTCCTTGATCCAGCCCGGCTTTCTCGTCGACGGCCGGCTGCCGTTCGTCTGGCAATTCGTGGCGGTGATGACGATGACGGCCGGCACGATCTTCCTGATGTGGCTCGGCGAGCAGATCGACGAATTCGGCATCGGCAACGGCATCAGCCTGCTCATCATGGCCGGCATTCTTGCCGGCGTGCCCAGCGCCCTGATCCAGCTCGGCAGCGAGACGAGCTGGGAACTGGGCGGCGGCGGGGGCAAGATGGGGGTGGAGACCTTGATCGTGCTGGCGGCCCTGTTCGTCGGCATCGTCGCCGGGGTCGTGTTCATGACCCAGGGTCAGCGCCGCATCCCGACGCAGAGCGCGAAGCACGTGCGTGGGCGGCGGGTGTACGGCGGCACCAAGCAGTACCTTCCGCTCCGGCTCAACCAGGCCGGCGTGATGCCGATTATCTTTGCCAGCTCGCTGCTCCTGTTTCCGCAGATTCTCTTCCAGTGGCTGTCGGGCCTGTTTCCCGGCAATGCGTTCCTGACGTCGATCCACGAGTCGTTCCAGCGCGGCCAGTCGTTTCTCTACAACCTCTGCTACATCGCGCTGATCTACTTCTTCTGCTACTTCTGGACGGCGATCACGTTCAACCCGAAGGAGATGGCGGACAACCTGAAGAACTTCGGCGCCTTCATCCCGGGCTACCGGCCGGGCAAGCGGACGGCCGATTACCTGGAGAAGGTGATGGAGCGGATCACGTACGTCGGAGCCGGGTTTCTCTCGCTCGTCGCCGTGATCCCCACGATCGTCGGCGCGTCGCTCAATACCAATGCGCAGATCGCGGGCTTCTACGGCGGCACGGGCCTCCTGATCGCGGTCAGCGTCGCGTTCGACCTCGTGCAGAAGATCGACAGCCACCTCGTGATGCGGAACTACGGGGGACTGCTCGAGAAGTCCTGA
- the rpsQ gene encoding 30S ribosomal protein S17, translating into MTSAAAAKTRRVEIPRIVRHPKYGRIQHRRTICHVHDEKEESGPGDLVEIIECRPRSRLKRWELVRVVSKSTAVDVASLRSGARATALKEKSAQAEDAAVTGTAEGRAT; encoded by the coding sequence GTGACCAGTGCGGCGGCTGCCAAGACGCGGCGGGTGGAGATCCCGCGGATCGTCAGGCATCCGAAGTATGGACGGATCCAGCATCGGCGGACGATCTGCCACGTCCACGACGAGAAGGAGGAGTCCGGACCGGGGGACTTGGTGGAGATCATCGAGTGCCGGCCGCGAAGCCGGCTGAAGCGTTGGGAACTTGTGCGGGTGGTCTCGAAGAGCACGGCCGTTGACGTGGCATCGCTGCGGAGCGGTGCCCGGGCCACGGCGCTCAAGGAGAAGTCTGCACAGGCCGAGGATGCCGCGGTGACCGGCACGGCGGAAGGACGGGCAACATGA
- the rplQ gene encoding 50S ribosomal protein L17: MRHRRKGRVLGRSPSHQRALLRNLASALLLTEREADAGEVGAPKVAGRIVTTLAKAKEVRPLVERCVTIAKRGIAAGGAARQFATTADRDSAEWKRWRESAEWSKWAQAVAPAVKARRRVIQLLGDKQAARILFERVAPRFVDRPGGYTRILKLATPRLGDAGPRAIIEFVGAEAGGAVPAPRVEKSAAR, from the coding sequence ATGCGTCATCGTCGTAAGGGCCGCGTTCTCGGGCGCAGTCCGTCCCACCAGCGGGCTCTGCTCCGGAATCTTGCCTCCGCCCTGCTCCTCACCGAGCGCGAGGCGGACGCCGGCGAAGTCGGTGCGCCGAAGGTGGCCGGTCGCATCGTCACGACGCTCGCCAAGGCCAAGGAAGTCCGGCCGCTCGTCGAGCGCTGCGTGACGATCGCGAAGCGCGGGATCGCGGCCGGGGGTGCGGCCCGGCAGTTCGCCACGACCGCCGACCGGGATTCGGCCGAGTGGAAGCGCTGGCGTGAGAGCGCGGAGTGGTCCAAGTGGGCCCAGGCGGTCGCTCCGGCAGTCAAGGCGCGGCGCCGCGTGATCCAACTGCTCGGCGACAAGCAGGCGGCGCGGATCCTGTTCGAGCGGGTGGCCCCGCGGTTCGTCGATCGCCCCGGCGGGTACACGCGGATCCTCAAACTGGCGACTCCCCGCCTCGGCGATGCCGGGCCGCGGGCGATCATCGAGTTCGTCGGGGCTGAAGCCGGCGGCGCGGTGCCAGCCCCGCGGGTCGAGAAGTCGGCCGCCCGCTGA
- the rpsH gene encoding 30S ribosomal protein S8: protein MMTDPIADMLTRIRNAVRVERPSVEVPSSKVKRGLAEVLKREGFIWDWREVEAASVPHIQMDLKYGPNGERLIRHIRRVSSPGRRVYSRSVRLRPVLGGLGISILSTSSGVVSDREARQRKLGGEVLCELW from the coding sequence ATGATGACCGATCCCATCGCCGACATGCTCACCCGCATCCGCAACGCGGTCCGCGTCGAGCGGCCAAGCGTCGAGGTGCCGAGTTCCAAGGTGAAGCGTGGCTTGGCGGAAGTGCTCAAGCGCGAGGGGTTCATCTGGGACTGGCGCGAGGTCGAGGCGGCCTCGGTGCCGCACATCCAGATGGACCTCAAGTACGGCCCCAACGGCGAACGGCTGATCCGGCACATCCGGCGGGTGAGTTCGCCCGGGCGGCGGGTGTACAGTCGGTCGGTGCGCCTGCGTCCCGTGCTCGGCGGGCTCGGTATCTCGATCCTCTCAACGTCGAGCGGCGTGGTGAGCGATCGCGAGGCCCGGCAGCGAAAACTGGGCGGCGAAGTGCTCTGTGAATTGTGGTGA
- a CDS encoding type I methionyl aminopeptidase, producing the protein MINLRSAREIGLMRRAGLAVWKAHQIAGAMIRPGVTTGEIDAAVDRLFIAEGAVPLFRGVPGKVPFPAVCCISVNDEVVHGIPGRRVLREGDVVSVDTGCSIGGWCGDSAVTYPVGEVAADVGRLLDCTRGVLELAIQLMGQRNRWSDVASEMARFVRDHGFSVVENFVGHGIGRSMHEDPQVPNFCTPAFRKNHDFELEPGLVVAVEPMVNMGSKKVRLLADHWTQSTVDGMASAHFEHTVAITEAGPVVLTAAPRAGEQGWEGPAA; encoded by the coding sequence GTGATCAATCTGCGTTCGGCACGGGAAATCGGCCTGATGCGCCGGGCCGGTCTGGCGGTCTGGAAGGCCCATCAGATCGCGGGGGCGATGATCCGTCCGGGAGTCACTACCGGCGAGATCGATGCCGCCGTGGATCGGTTGTTCATCGCCGAAGGGGCGGTGCCCCTGTTTCGCGGCGTGCCGGGGAAGGTCCCGTTTCCGGCCGTCTGCTGCATCTCGGTCAACGACGAGGTGGTGCATGGGATTCCGGGCCGGCGGGTGCTGCGCGAAGGAGATGTGGTCAGCGTCGACACCGGGTGCAGCATCGGTGGCTGGTGTGGTGACTCAGCCGTGACCTATCCGGTGGGGGAGGTGGCCGCCGACGTCGGCAGGCTACTCGACTGCACCCGCGGCGTGCTCGAACTGGCGATCCAACTGATGGGACAGCGGAATCGCTGGAGCGACGTGGCGAGCGAGATGGCGAGGTTCGTTCGCGACCATGGGTTCTCGGTCGTGGAGAACTTCGTCGGTCATGGCATCGGCCGCAGCATGCACGAGGATCCCCAGGTGCCGAACTTCTGCACCCCCGCGTTTCGCAAGAACCACGACTTCGAGCTGGAACCGGGGCTGGTCGTCGCCGTGGAGCCGATGGTGAACATGGGCTCGAAGAAGGTCAGGCTGCTGGCTGACCACTGGACGCAGTCCACCGTCGACGGCATGGCAAGCGCCCATTTCGAGCACACCGTGGCGATCACGGAGGCGGGGCCGGTGGTGCTGACGGCGGCGCCGCGTGCCGGCGAACAGGGGTGGGAGGGGCCGGCGGCCTGA
- the rpsE gene encoding 30S ribosomal protein S5: protein MSTGKESRSGEFAEKVVKVRRCATVVKGGRRFSFAGLVVVGNGRGKVGCGYAKANEVPPAVEKAIKDGMKNLIEVPVESGTIPHRVEGRYETAKVVLLPAGPGTGIIAGAAVRAVCESAGIRDVLSKAHGSTNPVNLVKAALVALKQLRTKADVERLRGVSL, encoded by the coding sequence GTGTCCACTGGCAAGGAATCACGCTCGGGCGAGTTCGCGGAAAAGGTCGTCAAGGTGCGGCGCTGCGCGACCGTGGTCAAGGGTGGCCGCCGGTTCAGCTTCGCCGGGCTGGTGGTCGTCGGCAACGGCCGGGGCAAGGTCGGATGCGGCTATGCCAAGGCGAACGAGGTTCCCCCGGCGGTCGAGAAGGCGATCAAGGACGGCATGAAGAACCTGATCGAGGTTCCGGTCGAGTCCGGAACGATTCCGCACCGGGTCGAGGGGCGGTACGAGACTGCCAAGGTCGTGCTCCTGCCGGCGGGGCCCGGCACGGGCATCATCGCCGGGGCAGCCGTGCGGGCCGTCTGCGAGTCGGCGGGCATCCGCGACGTGCTCTCGAAGGCCCACGGCTCGACCAATCCTGTCAATCTTGTCAAGGCGGCGCTCGTCGCCCTCAAGCAACTGCGGACCAAGGCCGATGTCGAGAGGCTCCGGGGGGTTTCCCTCTGA
- the rplO gene encoding 50S ribosomal protein L15 yields the protein MSRGSGGFPSDASEEKDGTMKIHDVNKGIHGNAKRLRVGRGPGSGRGRTAGRGNKGQGQLAGWSAAGIFEGGGTPLIRRIPKRGFHNAHAPIVKGVNVGALDGAFAAGAEVTPQTLRESGLAKGIWHEIKILGTGDLKHALRVSAHRFSAQAKTKIEAAGGTCTELPGPAPVVKRVKKASRKKPVGG from the coding sequence ATGTCGAGAGGCTCCGGGGGGTTTCCCTCTGACGCCAGCGAGGAGAAGGACGGCACCATGAAAATCCACGACGTCAACAAGGGAATCCACGGCAACGCCAAGCGGCTGCGGGTCGGTCGCGGGCCGGGCTCCGGCCGGGGCCGCACCGCCGGCCGTGGCAACAAGGGGCAGGGGCAACTTGCCGGCTGGTCGGCGGCGGGAATTTTCGAGGGGGGCGGCACGCCGCTCATCCGCCGGATTCCCAAGCGCGGGTTCCACAACGCCCACGCCCCGATCGTCAAGGGTGTCAACGTGGGCGCCCTGGATGGAGCATTCGCGGCCGGCGCCGAGGTGACGCCGCAGACGCTGCGGGAGTCCGGCCTCGCAAAGGGAATCTGGCACGAGATCAAGATTCTCGGAACGGGTGACCTGAAGCACGCGCTGCGGGTCTCGGCCCACCGGTTCAGCGCCCAAGCGAAGACCAAGATCGAGGCGGCCGGCGGCACCTGCACCGAATTGCCCGGCCCGGCTCCTGTGGTGAAGCGCGTGAAAAAGGCGTCGCGGAAAAAGCCGGTCGGCGGGTAA
- the rplX gene encoding 50S ribosomal protein L24 has product MLIKSGDLVEVRSGDSRGVRGKVLAVRPGKAAGAGPRVVVEGVNRVYRHIKRSQKNPQGGRLSKELPIDASNVLIVCAACGKATRLGARVSADGGKVRFCRACNAELGVLRRPRGATAATKATKATKA; this is encoded by the coding sequence ATGCTGATCAAGTCCGGCGATCTCGTCGAGGTGAGGTCGGGTGATTCCCGCGGCGTGCGCGGCAAGGTACTGGCGGTACGGCCGGGCAAGGCGGCGGGCGCCGGCCCGCGGGTCGTCGTCGAAGGCGTCAACCGCGTCTACCGACACATCAAGCGAAGCCAGAAGAATCCGCAAGGTGGTCGGCTCAGCAAGGAGCTTCCCATCGACGCCTCCAACGTGCTGATCGTGTGCGCTGCCTGCGGCAAGGCCACGCGGCTGGGCGCCCGGGTGTCGGCGGACGGGGGCAAAGTACGGTTTTGTCGGGCGTGCAACGCCGAGTTGGGCGTGCTGCGCCGGCCACGGGGCGCGACCGCGGCGACCAAGGCGACCAAGGCGACCAAGGCATAG
- the rpoA gene encoding DNA-directed RNA polymerase subunit alpha, with product MHIRWRGLELPGSVVADEKTLTPTYGRFVAEPFERGFGTTVGNSLRRVLLSSLEGSAVTQIKLSGALHEFTTIKGVLEDVTDIVLAVKSLVVKNHSDSTRVVRVEKSTRGPVTGADIQTDDAVEVVNKDLVLATLTDDVPFELEMVVENGRGYVPASEHSQASQEIGIIPVDAVFSPVTRVKYDVEETRVGQKTNYDRLALEIWTNGTVTPEMALVEAAKIIRKHLNPFVGYAKPGPAVSLPAAASLFAVEAPLESRLGMLVADLRLSVRAANCLHEAGIENLRDLVARSREELAEVRNMGDVSVQEIEEKLRELGLQLGMQLPAGAGA from the coding sequence ATGCATATCCGCTGGCGAGGGCTCGAATTGCCCGGTTCCGTCGTGGCCGACGAGAAGACACTGACGCCCACCTACGGCCGGTTCGTGGCCGAACCGTTCGAGCGTGGGTTCGGCACGACCGTGGGGAACAGTTTGCGTCGCGTGCTGCTGTCGAGTCTGGAGGGAAGCGCCGTCACCCAAATCAAGCTCTCCGGTGCCCTGCACGAGTTCACTACGATCAAGGGCGTGCTCGAGGACGTGACCGACATCGTCCTGGCGGTGAAGAGCCTGGTGGTCAAGAATCACAGCGATTCGACGCGGGTGGTTCGGGTGGAGAAGAGCACGCGGGGCCCCGTCACCGGCGCCGATATCCAGACCGACGACGCGGTCGAGGTCGTCAACAAGGACCTCGTCCTCGCCACGCTCACCGATGACGTGCCGTTCGAACTGGAGATGGTTGTGGAAAATGGTCGCGGCTATGTTCCCGCCAGCGAGCACAGCCAGGCTTCGCAGGAGATCGGCATCATCCCGGTCGACGCCGTGTTCAGCCCGGTGACGCGGGTCAAGTACGACGTCGAGGAGACGCGCGTCGGACAGAAGACGAATTACGATCGCCTCGCCCTGGAAATCTGGACCAACGGCACCGTGACGCCGGAGATGGCGCTGGTCGAGGCCGCCAAGATCATCCGCAAGCACCTCAACCCGTTCGTGGGCTACGCCAAACCCGGGCCGGCGGTCAGCCTGCCCGCTGCCGCCAGCCTGTTTGCCGTCGAAGCGCCGCTGGAGAGCCGCCTCGGAATGCTCGTCGCGGATCTGCGGCTTTCGGTGCGGGCCGCCAATTGCCTCCACGAGGCGGGCATTGAGAACCTGCGCGACCTCGTCGCCCGCTCCCGCGAGGAACTCGCCGAGGTGCGGAACATGGGGGATGTCTCCGTCCAAGAGATCGAGGAGAAGTTGCGCGAACTGGGCCTGCAACTCGGCATGCAACTGCCTGCCGGGGCCGGGGCGTGA
- the rplF gene encoding 50S ribosomal protein L6, which yields MSRIGKSPVAIPKGVKAACEGGALKVEGPLGKLEQRLHPAVTVAVDAAAGQITVTRSSDGRLARSVHGLTRALAANMVEGVSKGYEKKLEIVGVGYLAALQKDFLQLRVGFANELQVKIPAGLTVTCPDQTHVHIKGIDKQLVGQFAAEVRALRKPEPYKGKGIRYENEQVRRKAGKAVTK from the coding sequence ATGTCGAGAATAGGCAAATCACCGGTGGCGATTCCAAAGGGCGTGAAGGCTGCCTGCGAAGGGGGCGCGCTCAAGGTGGAGGGTCCGCTCGGCAAGCTCGAGCAGCGGCTGCATCCGGCGGTCACCGTCGCGGTCGATGCGGCTGCTGGCCAGATCACGGTGACCCGTTCGTCGGACGGCCGCCTCGCCAGGTCGGTGCACGGCCTGACGCGGGCGCTGGCCGCGAATATGGTCGAGGGCGTCTCGAAGGGCTACGAGAAGAAGCTGGAAATCGTGGGCGTCGGCTACCTCGCCGCCCTCCAGAAAGACTTCCTCCAGCTCCGCGTCGGCTTCGCCAACGAGCTGCAGGTCAAGATTCCGGCCGGACTGACGGTCACCTGCCCCGATCAGACGCACGTCCACATCAAGGGCATCGACAAGCAGCTCGTCGGCCAGTTCGCCGCCGAGGTGCGGGCGTTGCGGAAGCCGGAGCCGTACAAGGGCAAGGGCATCCGCTACGAGAATGAACAGGTCCGCCGCAAGGCGGGCAAGGCGGTCACCAAGTGA